The following is a genomic window from Candidatus Zixiibacteriota bacterium.
CGGCATTGGTCGACATAACCGACACCTCGAAACCATCCTGCTTGAGCCTCCTTGCCACCGGAAGTCCCAACATCCCCGTTCCGCCGATAACCAGAATCTTATCTGCCATTTTGAGTCCTTTCTTATTCATGCCCACCCGATGGTGCGGGCGTAATACATTCAATTCTAATTAGTTAAAGAACGGCTAAAATGGCCGCTGATAAAAGAACAAAAAAGTCAAATTCCCCGAAAATAATCGCTTGATTTTCATGGCGTTACAATCGATGATATAAAATCCAGTATATTAATTTGATAATTAGCTAATTTTTTGTATTATATAGCGTTATGGACGACAAAATTCTCTGGGCCCCCTGGCGGGCCGAATTCATTCTGAGCAAAAAGGAAAAGGGATGCATCTTCTGTAAGCGACTGAAGATGAAAGACTCCGTGAAGAACCTTGTCATATATCGCGGAAAAAATAGTTTCGTTATCCTCAACAAGTTTCCATACAACTCCGGCCATACCCTTATCGTTCCCAACCGACATGTCGGCCAACTTGAGAAACTGACCGAGCAGGAGTCAATCGAGTTCTTTGAGCTGACCCGCAAGACAGTCGCGGTTATCAAGAAAGTCCTCAATCCCGGTTCGCTCAATATCGGCATGAATCTTGGAAAAATTTCCGGCGCCGGTATTCCCGGTCACGTTCACATGCACGTTGTGCCACGCTGGCACGGCGACACCAACTTCATGCCGGTTATCGGCAAAACCAATGTCGTTTCGGTTCCTCTCGAACCGATTTATGAAGCTTTGAAGAAGGAATTCGCCGCCTTATGAGCGCCCGCAAGAGAATACCCACTAAAAGCGAACTGGTTCGTCTTCAGAAACTGTACAAAACCGACGAGAAGATCGGTGAACGTCTTGGCGGTGTTCCGGCCTACCTGATCGCGTACTGGCGCAGGAAGAAAAACGTCCCGAAGCATTCGCTTCCGAAATTCTCGGAGAAGGAAATTCGTGATTTGTGGGAGCGGTTTGGTGATGATGACAAGTGCGGCCTCGAACTGGGTATCTCCAAGGCGGCCTTTTACAACTGGCGACGTCGCTATGGCATCCGCGAGAAGCCGGCATTCCTCAAGCTGGAACAGCTGGAACTGAATTTCCCCGGCCTCAAGCTTCATCCGACCACGAACTCCCTCTATGGCAAAAAGACCGTGTCGCAGAAGATTATGGCACGGGCGGCGCAGTTGGAGCGTCTTGAAATCGGTCAAACGATTGAAGTCGAGCCTGACCTTATTGTGTCGCATTCGGACACCGAAACGATTATCGAGCATTTCAAAAAACTCGGCAGCGAACTGGTGTGGAACCCGGGGCGGATTGTGGTCTCGCTTGCCGATGGCCTGTCGGCCGAGCGGCCGGACCTGCCGGCGGCCCACCAGAAAATTCGCGAGTTTGTCAAAAGACAGGGAATAAAATCATTCTACGATGTCTCCGAAGGGGTCGGGCACCAGGTGGCTCTGGAGAGAGGCCACATTATCCCGGGTGCCTTTGTCGTCGGCACTGACCCGTACAGCGTGGCATACGGATGTGTCAGCGCCTTTTCATCGGGAGTCACTGTCGAGCAGGCTGCCGAAGTCTGGGCTACCGGAACAGCCAAATTCCAGATCCCGCCGACTATTCGAATCGACATTAATGGCCGACGAGCTCGCGGTGTCTATGCCCGCGATATCGCTCTTCTCATTGCCCGCCAGATGGCCGCCGTGGATGTTAAGGGCAAGACAATCGAGTATTACGGTAATGTCGTCTCACGGATGAGCATCAGCGAACGGTACACCCTAACAAACCTCACGCTCGATGCCGGTGTTCTTACGGCTATCTGTCCGTTCGATTCCACCACGCGACGGTTCCTGACGGGACGAATCTCGACCAATTATGCTCCTGTAGTGGCCGACAAAAACGCCGAGTATCACCAGATTTACCAGATGAATATCGACCACCTCACCCCGCAACTTGCCCGCTGTGGCGAGGCCACCGATATAACACCGGTGGGAGAATCTGAAGGTCTCGCGGTCAATGTCATTATACTCGGCACCGGAAGTAACGGCCGCTTCGATGATATCCGGGTGGCCGCCGACATTCTCAAAAATAAGCGGGTCAGTTCCGACTGTCGGCTGATCATCTGCCCTGCCTCGCGGTCGGTCTATCTGGAAGCGCTCAAGAAAGGGCTTATCAGAGTTCTGGTAGAAGCGGGCGCGATTGTCACCTATCCCGGTTACTGGGGCTCACTGGGGCAGGGGCAGCTCATGATAGCTCCGGGCGACAGGGTTCTGGCGACATCGGATTGCGGCCTCGCGCAGAGGCTTGGATCCGACAAAGCCGAGATTTTCCTTTGTTCCCCCGGCACCGCCGCCGCTTCGGCTCTCAACGGCTCGATTACCGATCCGAGCCGATACGCCAAGTAATCCAAATCAATCCGTCCTCATAAAAAAAGCCGGGTCAAAACAACCCGGCTGAATAAGCAAATAAACTTTGCAAGACTAACGTTTCGGAGGTTTCCAGACTTCCCAGACCTTCCCGACCAGAGCCGGACCGGGCTTCAATGTCATATCCCCCGGCTTCCACTCAGCGGGAGTGGCCTCGGTCCCCTTGGACTTGCGGACGAGCTGGAAGGCTTTGACCTGCCTGATGGTTTCATCGATATTGCGTCCCACCGGAGGCGTCAGGTGCTCCATGCCCTGAATGACACCATCGGGATCGATAATAAACCGCCCCCTGAAATTGACGCCCGAATCCTCATCGTAGACGCCATACACGCGGCCGATGTGCCCGCCGGCATCGGATATCATCGGAAACGGTATCCCGCCGTCAACCATCTTCGACAGTTCGGCCTCATGCCAGACTTTGTGAACGAATTGGGAATCGACAGAGCACGAAAAGACTTTTACGCCAAGTCCTTCGAGTTCTTTATACGAAGCAGCGACCGCTGCTAATTCTGTCGGTCAGACAAAGGTGAAATCACCGGGGTAGAAGCACAGCAGAACCCAGCTGCCCAGCGACTCGGACAATTTAACCCTTTTAAAGTCCCCCTTAAAATAGGCCGGCGCCTCGAAATCAGGGGCTTTCTTACCAACCTGAACGGCCATCTTTTTCTCCTCCTTAATGGTTTCATCTTTCACGGACACCGGTTCGTCCTGCTGACCGAGCACTTTGCCGCTCGGCCTGCCGCATCCGGATGATTCTGCCATATTGCCTCCTTGGAAATCCACTGTACGCTAAATTGTCAACTTGAACACCCTAAAATACACATTTAGCGCTCCACCGCAAGCTTCCTCGGAGTTTTTTTGCTCACAAAGCTTATCGTGGTGAACTTTCGTCTATCATTCGTGTTTAGAACTTTGCAAAACGACGGTAATACAAAACAAGAAAGGATGAATCGTGGAAAGAAATAACGTAATCAAATCGCAGGGCAAGCCCCTCACCCTGGTCGGCAAGGAACTCAAAGTCGGCGATAAGGCCCCGGATGTCACCCTGACAGACGGCACTTTCTCGCCCGTGAAATTGTCCGACACCAGAGGAAAGGTTCGCCTCTTGTCAATCGTTCCTTCGCTGGACACTTCGACCTGCAGTATTCAGACACGGACTTTCAACAAAGAGTTGGCCCAGATGGCCGATAAAGTTGCCACTTACACAATCTCGGCCGATCTACCGACGGCCCAGAGTCGATACGCCCAGGAAAATAACATCGACAGGATGAGAATGCTGTCGGATTACAAAACGGTATCATTCGGAGAAAACTACGGTCTCCTCATAAAAGAAAACAGGCTTCTGGCCAGAGCCGTGCTGGTTGTTGACGAAAACGACACGATCACCCACATGCAGATTGTACCGGAGGTCAGCACCGAGCCGGATTACAAATCCGCCCTTGAGGCTTTGAAGAAAGCCGTTAACAAGTAAACGCGGTGGTAGGGGAAAACAAGAAAACGCCCGAAAGGGCGTTTTTTCTTAGGTTGCCGGGCCTTCCGAATCGCTTTCCGCCGACTCATCCGGCAGCGTCTGGGGACGGGCCGAGTCCAAATGGCGCGATAAAGGTGTAAACAGAAAAAGGAAAAGCACCATACCGGGAAGGAAAATCGGGATATAATATACCCAGAGCGGCACGTTTACGCTTGGCTGGTCGGGCGGTGGCGACGATGGCTCGCCATGCCTGACCCATCCCCCCTCACCATCGGGCTGCCAGCAATCTTCACCCGATAGAAAACCGAACGACGGCCCGTAGATACCCTGCAAAATCAGCGATGGTATCAGGTAGAGAAGCACGATCGCAAAAAGGAAAATAACTCTGTTTCGCATAGCGCATTTAAAGGGTTTTAACGCGCATTGTCAATTACAAGCATGCCCGGTCGGACCTTATAAATTGAGTTTGCCAACCAATAGTGGCGAGATTATAATCTACTGAAATAGCTTAAGGAGGCAAAATGAGCAATCCCTGGCACGAAGTCAGTCCGGGGAGCCATATTGAAGATTCGTTTTTCGCTATAATCGAAATTCCCAAAGGCTCGAAAAACAAGTACGAACTGGACAAGAAAACCGGCCTGCTTCTAGCCGACCGCGTTCTCTACAGTTCGGTTCACTACCCGGCCAACTATGGTTTTATTCCGCAGAGTTTCTGCGACGATGGCGACCCGCTCGATGTTTTAGTGCTTTGCCAGGAGCCGATTACCCCGCTGTGCATGGTCGAATGCAAGGCAATCGGGGTCATAACGATGCGCGACGAAAAAGGTCAGGATGATAAAATTATAGCCGTCCACGCCCACGACCCGGCCTACAACAGTTATCACGATATCTCAGCTCTGCCGCCTCACGTCATAAAAGAGCTCCAGCGTTTCTTCGAGGACTACAAAATTCTCGAGCACAAAGAAGTGATAGTCGATAGCCTGCGGGGGCGTGTCGATGCCGTCAACAGTATAAAAGACGCTCTGAAACTATACCGGAAGATGGAAAGCGAACTCAAAGAGTAAACAGGGCAAAAGGCAGCAACTGATCGGAGGATAATATGGCAGAAAAAGGTCAACCGCTCCCCACGCAACCGTCGCTTGTCGGCAAAAACATCTTTCTCAGACCGACCACCGCTGAGGATATCATAAATATCCATGTCTGGTTTATGCAATCAGAACCACAGGCACAAAGCGAACGCCCCATAAAATTCAGAACCCCGGCGGAAGCTGCCGAAGCCTTCAAGAATCAGGAGAAGTCTACCGACCGGCAGGCCTTCACAATCGTCCGCAAGGAAGATAAGATACCGGTGGGACAGATCACATTTTTCAATTACAATCCTCTGAATCGCTCCGCCGAACTGGGCATATTAATCGATCCCGATGAACGCAAGAACGGCCATGCCGCCGACGCTATGCGTGTTTTGATCAAATACCTTTTCAAGTATCGTGACCTCAATAAGGTTCATGCCTCCACCGCGAAATTCAACAAAGCGGCAGTCGCTCTGCTGGAATCGGTCGGGTTCAAAAAAGACGGCGCCCTTCGCAACCACCATTTCTACAACGGCGAATACTACGACAAGCTCGTCTACTCGATGCTTCGATTTGAGCTGGATTGGTGAGAACGCGACATATCGCTGATCAGGCCATAAAAAAACCGCTCCACACCGGCCTGGCATGGAGCGGAGATACTCTCAACTGAAGCCCTAAAAAAATCCAGACACCTTACCCGTCCCGTCGCCACGGCTTGTTGTGCCGACGGTTGCGGCGATCGCGACGGCTTCTGTTATCGAAATTGCGCTGATTGTTGTCGCGTTGCTGATTGTCCGGTCGCAGCTGACTGTCGCGCTGAGGATGATCCTGCCGGCCCTGCGGCTGTTGCCCGGATTGCTGCTGAGATTGCGCCGCCGATTCGTTCGGATCCTTTTTCTTTACGAAAGGGAGGTCCGGTATGGGAGGAAGTTTCCACTCTCTCTTCGGCGGTTCCTGCTGAGGGGGTGGTGCTGGAGGCGGAGTCGGCTGCGACTGCTGCGGTGGCTGTTGTTGCACCGGCGGAGTCGGCTGCGGCTGCGATTGCTGCGGTGGCTGCTGTTGCACCGGCGGAACCTGTGGCTGGGGCGGCTCCGGCTGTGGCGGGGGAGGCGGCGGAGACTGCTCGGTTGGATCAGTGGAAACTTCCAGCCACGCCTCATCTTCGATTTTTATCTCGCCGCTGCGCAGCCCCGCAACCATATCATTCAGTTTTTTCAACTCCTCCCGCGCCTTCGCGGTAAAATCACTCCCGGTCGAGGCATACAGTACCGATCGGCAAACATTTATCACCGCCAACTTTTTGAAATTGTCCGTTCCATAGACCGCGGCCTTCTCCAGCGAACCGCCCTGAGCGCCTACACCGGGAATGAGAAGCGGCATATTGCCGGCCACATCACGAAGCTCTTTGATGTGTTCCGGTTGAGTCGCTCCGACAACCAGGCCACAGTTGTCATCCTTGTTCCAGTACGATACCTTCTCCGCGACTATCCGGTACAACGGCTTGCCGTCACAATTCAGATGCTGGAAGTCTTTGGAACCGGTATTGGATGTCAGACAGAGAACGAAAATCCCCTTGTCTTCGTACTCCAGAAACGGGCGCATGGAATCATAGCCCATATAGGGACTGAGCGTCACCCAATCGGCCCGGAATCTTTGATAAAGCGCCTCGGCGTAAAACGACGCCGTGTTGCCGATATCGCCGCGCTTACCGTCGAGAATCAAAACCACATCTTCAGGCATATGCTGAACTACCGAGGTCAGAAGAGAGATGCCTTCGGGGCCTTTATTCTCGTAGAAGGCCATGTTGGGTTTGTAGGCACAGACCATATCCGAAGTAGCTTCAACAATCTGCATCACGAAATCGTACATGCCTTTGATGCTCTTGGTAAATTCCGGCGGCATCCTTTTCGGGTCCAGATCCAGACCCAGGCATATCATGGACTTGTTTTTGTCCTGTATCGATCTAAGTTTGTCTACTGCACTCATCAGTATTTCCTTACCTTGCCAATGAGTTCACACGCTGAACTCAGCTTCTTTTTCCTCAGATACTCTTTGAGACCATCAGCGATGATCACCGGAGCATCGGGACGCACGAACAGCGAGGTTCCCACCTGGACCGCCGTGGCGCCGCATAACATAAACTCCACTACATCTTCGGCGGTGGCAATTCCGCCGATTCCGATAATCGGGAGACTGCACTTTTCATAAACCGCGTTCACCATAGCCAGCGCTACGGGTTTTATCGCCGGGCCGGTCAGGCCGCCTTTGTTGTTGGTCAACCTCGGTCGCCAGGTGTCGGTGTCAATCGAGGTGCCTACCAGCGAATTGATCACAGAAAAAGCGTCCGCGCCGCCCTGCTGGGCTGCTTGAGCGATGGTGGTTATCGAGGTCACGTTGGGCGAGAGCTTCGCTATGAGGGGACGGGAGAATACTTTTTTTACCGCCGCCACCGATTTTTCCGTCATCGCCGGGTCGGAACCAAACTCCATCCCGCCTTCATTCACGTTCGGACAACTGATATTGAGCTCGATCATATCAACCCGCTCGATGTCGTTCAATCGACTGCAGACCTCGACATACTCCTCGAGTTTCGAGCCGGCCACGTTGACAATTACTTTCGTCTTTTGCTTTTCGAGAAACGGAATCTTCTCGGTGATAAAACGGTCTACCCCAACGTTGGCGAGCCCGATAGCGTTGAGCATCCCCGATGCCGTCTCGGCCGTTCTGGGCGGCGGGTGACCTTCGCGGGGATTGAGCGTCACCGACTTGGTTACCAGCGCCCCCAGTTTGGACATCGGAAAAATCGCCGCCAGTTCCTCGCCGTAGCCGCAGCAACCCGAAGCTGTCATTATCGGCGTGGCGAACTCGACGCCGGCGATAGAGACTTTAAGATTCGGCGTCATAACGCCACCTCACCGATTTCAAAAACCGGTCCGTCCTGACAAACCCGGGCATATCCGCCTTTGACAAGTGGAACCACACAGCCCAGGCAGATTCCCACTCCGCACGGCATCGGCGCCTCGAGCGAAAGTTGTCCGGGAACACCCAGTCGCAGACCAAGTTCGTTGACGGCTCTCAGCATACCATCGGGACCGCAGCCATAAAGCCGCATTTTCGCCTTGTCGCCGCTTTTTATGTACCTCTCCACCGGACCTGTCACAAGGCCCTTTTCCCCATAGGAGCCGTCTTCAGTCACCGGATGAAAAGTGACGCCCAGCTTTTTGATGCGGGTTCTTTCAAGTATGTCCGAAACGGATCGCCCGCCGTAGAAGAATTCGATATTTTTGGGATCATAACCCCGGCGGACCATCTCGGTCGCCATGTAGAAAAGCGGCGGAAACCCCACTCCCCCGGCCACCATGATCGCTTTTTCGCTCTTTTTGGGAAGTTTGAACGACACGCCGAGCGGGCCGAGAAAATTCACGCGGTCGCCTGGGTGAAGCATACTGAGCAGCCGTGTCCCCCGGCCAACCACCTTGAAAATGACCTCAATCTCGCCGCTTTCAACCAACACGCCCGCAACCGACATCGCTCGTCTGAAGAAGATGTCTGTCGATGGAATGTGAACGTGAACAAAATGTCCCGGCTGACACTGGTCAACACGGGAGTAGGTCTTAAAGACCATGGAGAAGTAGTTGTTTTTGAGGTCGCGCTTTTTTATCAAAAACGTGTCTTCGCACGTCGGCTTTATCATCGCAGGTGTTCCGGTTTTCTGACCTGAAATCTGTAAACCATCCAGCTATCCTGTTGCTCCTGGGGTATCCGCATCGGGTCGAATATCATTGACGCCACAGCCTCGCTGGCCTCGCGGTTAATTTCTTCGCTCTCACAGCGAATTTTCAGGATATAATCCGTAACTTCACCCGAAAAATCAAGGAAGATTTGAAAATACAGGTCGCCTTCCCAGCCGAGCCGATAGGCCTCAACCGGATAGATAAACTCCTCGCGGATTTCCACCGGCTCAATTGGAGCGTTCTTGATAGGCTCTCCGTTGGGACCGATGTAAACGGCCTCGATTGGTGTCAGAGCTTGCTCATCCTCCTGGACCGCACCCGTATCGGCGGCGAGATCATCGGTTATCCTCTCGTCTCGAACATCGGTGGTATCCGGCCTGGGTTGCCTGGCTTTACTCTGAGGCCGGTTGACTGCCAGACGGTTTTCCGCCTCCAGCGCCCAGTCAGTACCGGGGAACGAGTCAACGAACTCGGTGTAGGCCCAATAGACCGATGAATCCCCGGGGCTGTTGTATTGCTCCTGAAGCCAGATCAAACTGAATTTGGCCTGAGGATAATACTTGCTGCGAGGAAAATTATCGGCAATCACCCGATAGTAAAAGCGAGCCGAATCGATATTCTCCTGATCGACCAGGAACTTCTCCGCCTTGTCCAGATATATCTGAGCGTAACCGGTATCGGCCGGCGTGTCTTTCAATTCCAGGGCCTCCAGCGCCTGCGGTACATAGTCGGATCGGGGATAACGCTCCAGCACCCGCTCGAACAACTCACGAGCCTTAGTCGAGTCTCCAAGATTGTCCCGATACATTTGCGCCAGCGCCACCATTGCCTTGGGAGCGATGGTCGATGACGGGAAGGAATCAACGACATACTGCATCTCAATCATGGCCGAATCCGGCTTGTTGAGACTGAACCAGTACAGCTCGGCCAATTGGTACTGGGTGATCGCGGCCTCATCGATTACTTCCTGGGAGGCCGTCGAATCAAGCGCCGCCCGGGCGTATGTTTTGATCTTGCCTATATCCGATGAACGCTGGAGCGCGTCGAGCCCAACCACCGAATTACGGTCGAGTTTCACTGTCTGGTCGTAAAATTCTTTAGCCTTCGGCAAATCGTCGTAATCGAACTGATGAATCAGTCCGAGACGATACGCCGCTTCGGCGGCGATCTGCTTTTTCTCCTCCTGCTCCAGCACTTCGGAATAAATCTGCTCGGCCTGCGCTATATCTTCGGCGTACTCGTATCCCGCCGCGATTTGAAGTCTTATCACCGCGAGCGAGTCGAAATACGTTTCGTCAGTAGCCAGCGTTTGGAGATAATCGAGCCCGTCGGAAATCCTCATCAGGCGAAAAGCCGCTTGAGCGGCATAATACAGCGAGTGATACTTCTCATCGGGCTCCGGCTTCATTCCGAGAACCTGAAGATACGCTCCCAGCGCCGCCCGCGAGTCGAAATCATTGTAGTAACCATCGGCTATCATCAACTGGCCCATCTTCTTTTCACTATCGCTGCCCAGCGAGTCGCGGATAGCCTGAAAATACTGACGTGACCTCTCGTAATCCCGCTCATCAAAGTGGTAGTTCCCAAGCGCTATGGCCGCCTCGACTTTGTACTCCCTTTTGAAATCGGAGCGGAATATCTTTTCGAAAATTTCCATGGCCGGCTTCTCATCGCGCAGGGCAAGCTTCGATTTTGCCAGATAAAGCTCGGCCTCCTTGCCGAACTTGGAGTCCGGGTAGTTGGCCAGAAGTTCCCTCATGCGACGCTCGGAAGAGATGTATTTCTCAGTGTAAAAATATGATACCCCCAGCACAAAAAGAGCGTCATCGTAGTACTTGGAATTGGGGTAGTTTTCAATCACCTTGAGGGATTTTTCAATGGCGGTCTCGTACAGCCCCGTATTTATGCGTCCGCGCCCGAAGGCGCTCGCTCTGCGGGATTTCTCGGCCTCGTTGAAAGCCTTCTTCGCGTTGTAGAAAGTATTCCAGTAAACACAGCCACCCAGCGAAGTCAACGACAGCGCCAGAATAATCAAAATAAACGTTCGGTATTTTCTGAAAAACATCAGGTTATAGCCTATCTCACTGGTAACTCTTACCTTATACCGTTCAGCCAGTAGCTGGTTGCAGCTATCTGACCTGCTTTCTCTGTTTCAACTGCTGAACCAGACGAGGTAAAAATTCGCCGGATTTCTCCCGAATCTGAAAATCGGCCAGAAAGCTGATCGGCGTTTCTTCTGTATTCACCTCAACAAGGGTGGCGCCGTCTCGTTTCGCCGTCGGAGGCAGCGATGCCGCCGGATGTACGATGGCGGATGTTCCGACCGAGAAAAATATATCAGCCTCCTGTGAAACCCTGAACGCCCGGTCGATAATCTGTGGATTCAAAAGCTCGCCAAACCAGACTACATCCGGACGTATCCTCCCCCCGCACAGTTTGCATTTCGGAATTTTATCCGGGTTGATTTCCACGACCGGGTCGAATGGCTCGTTACAGTCAACACACTTGTTTCGCTGGATATTGCCGTGCAGTTCCAGAATATCCTGAGTCCCGGCGGTGCGGTGCAGATTATCGACATTCTGCGTCACCAGCGTAAAACTTTCGCACCATGACTCCATTTCGGTAATGGCCAGGTGACCCGCGTTCGGCGTTACTTTGGCCATCAATTGACGGCGCCAGTTGTACCACTCCCAGACAATCTTGGGATTAGCAATGAAAGCATCCATGGTCGCCAATTCTTCAGGCCGAAACTTCTTCCACAAACCCTCCTGGCCCCGAAAGGTAGGTACGCCCGACTCGGCCGAAATTCCCGCTCCGGTGAGCACCACACAACTGCGGCAGTTAACCATTACGTCGACAATTTCTTCTACCACAGGCGCAAGATATGAATCGTGGCGGCAAAAGCCAAAATAAATGTTTGGGGACGGAAAAACGGTCAGCCACACGGGCTTATAAGAAGGAAAAATCGGCGGCAACCAAGAGTGCCGTTATTTGTGGTGAATGGCCGACGTACTCAGATTTTCGGTCACCTGACCGACCGTGCCCGCCACGAGGCCGAAATGAAGCACGGTAGGCTCATCGGTCAGCCTGAGGAAAAAGTGATTCAACAGAGTCGTTCCCTGATACACTTTCTCAAAGCCGCCCTCGGATAGCGATACCGTGAAAATCGGCATTCGCCAGAGGTCACCCGATGGCCGGCATTCCAGGCCGATAGCGATATCGCGGGCCGAATCGACCATGGCAAAAGACGATATCCCCTTGTGCTCGGCGGAGGTATCAAGAAATGAATCGTGCGGACGTTCTCCATCGATCAGAACAAACCGCTGATCATCATGGCCGGCCTGAAGATTGAAATTGTTCTCCAATCCGAAACTGACATCCTGACCGGCATGACCCGGACACGACAT
Proteins encoded in this region:
- a CDS encoding NAD-dependent deacylase translates to MVEEIVDVMVNCRSCVVLTGAGISAESGVPTFRGQEGLWKKFRPEELATMDAFIANPKIVWEWYNWRRQLMAKVTPNAGHLAITEMESWCESFTLVTQNVDNLHRTAGTQDILELHGNIQRNKCVDCNEPFDPVVEINPDKIPKCKLCGGRIRPDVVWFGELLNPQIIDRAFRVSQEADIFFSVGTSAIVHPAASLPPTAKRDGATLVEVNTEETPISFLADFQIREKSGEFLPRLVQQLKQRKQVR